Proteins encoded together in one Penicillium digitatum chromosome 1, complete sequence window:
- a CDS encoding UPF0648 protein C3H5.09c, with the protein MAEARSSPEVIGVSLPALEVQHETKFEDYSLTDITHVVVHLSDITPKNIRNIMNFNADTSYEYDGKYYVDLIGKMLSVTFFGNENQLELLGTELMGRRVFVAFTNIEQKKELDLNQSSRHEKLQVAEVMFMRTNPRETLKIFWRPARAMVLQRVLAKVMKGSEMGRVRVMRTRSDVIPRKLNPSLSRGSASA; encoded by the exons ATGGCCGAGGCACGCTCTTCTCCTGAGGTCATCGGAGTCTCGCTTCCCGCCCTCGAGGTTCAGCACGAAACCAAATTTGAGGATTACAGTCTCACAGATATTACACATGTTGTCGTCCA TCTGTCTGACATAACACCCAAGAATATCAGAAACATCATGAATTTTAATGCTGATACCTCATATGAGTACGACGGCAAATATTACGTGGATCTTATTGGAAAGATGCTCTCCGTGACATTCTTCGGCAACGAAAACCAGCTAGAATTGCTAGGCACCGAGCTCATGGGTAGACGCGTGTTCGTTGCATTCACCAACATCGAACAGAAAAAGGAGCTAGACCTGAATCAAAGCTCGCGTCACGAGAAGCTGCAGGTAGCTGAGGTCATGTTCATGCGGACGAACCCCCGGGAAACACTGAAGATTTTCTGGAGGCCAGCTAGAGCAATGGTCCTTCAACGTGTTCTCGCTAAAGTGATGAAGGGGAGTGAGATGGGTCGAGTTCGAGTTATGCGAACACGATCGGATGTGATTCCACGGAAATTGAACCCAAGTCTGAGCCGGGGTTCGGCTTCAGCGTGA
- a CDS encoding Acriflavine sensitivity control protein, producing the protein MTKGCYTCRRRRIICDNGQPTCRKCRDAGKECLGYQKPLVWVKGGVASRGKMMGRSFDDVKIPPSKPKRQPATETYISTPVSSGFNFFSVAESSSDAESHSSGNQPSPETDGWVYEAESPTFGGDNASLGVHSAEEQNTAVVRVPRGTPPADYTPTPWGLVDPLLKDLSQFSRYYVHHYNQYMVNDFALYSQYKNPFRDLTALVSHSPVLTSSIAALGALHCSLVSDSDTSVLPWSPGNLSMSVEEIEDIVAPAGSRKPTSQAYHHFLEYKQRALRQLSMDLHNPAMQKDGRTLAAIVLLAFLDIFESGSGAWSYHVEGAKKLLRDRPENGPGQGILDDLDAFALDGCLIMEIMGSTLARPGALSKPFYSSSMGPEILKRLEENSWVGCPAYLLEVIFFIHALWYPDSEVAAITHQPTALPTPMQHGQPLTLDSFAKLLQGIRNFDPTAWSQAMQKVFFIPNLTYRLALATSYQDAVYLYTSRVLSRAREGFSPPWTDVGLPLDHRLIATNLITQICLIPDSDPHFKCLIWPTFIAGAECRPSQRGLILEKLGSLYEALTSVNVRNAAWVLRLMWQKQDLKRSECQKLSDEQGCDQSDYDLEFDWIEELDNTRLDWLFI; encoded by the exons ATGACCAAAGGTTGCTATACCTGTCGACGACGTCGCATTATTTGCGACAATGGCCAGCCCACCTGTCGGAAGTGTCGAGATGCGGGGAAAGAATGTCTGGGGTATCAGAAACCGCTTGTTTGGGTCAAGGGTGGAGTGGCCAGTCGAGGAAAGATGATGGGCCGCAGCTTTGATGACGTGAAGATACCACCTAGCAAGCCAAAGCGCCAGCCAGCCACAGAGACGTATATTTCGACTCCGGTGAGCAGCGGATTCAACTTTTTCTCTGTCGCCGAATCCTCATCCGATGCCGAATCACACAGCTCTGGGAACCAACCTAGTCCGGAGACCGATGGATGGGTTTATGAGGCGGAGAGTCCAACTTTTGGGGGAGATAATGCGTCTTTGGGTGTCCATTCGGCTGAGGAACAGAACACCGCAGTTGTTCGTGTTCCTCGGGGCACTCCTCCTGCGGACTATACTCCAACGCCATGGGGACTGGTAGATCCACTGCTCAAAGATCTCAGCCAGTTTTCAAGGTACTATGTACATCACT ACAATCAATACATGGTGAACGACTTCGCCCTTTACTCCCAATACAAAAATCCCTTCCGAGATCTTACTGCGCTGGTCAGCCATTCTCCTGTTCTTACTAGCAGCATCGCTGCTCTTGGAGCTCTTCATTGCTCCCTTGTATCAGATTCGGACACATCTGTTCTACCATGGTCACCGGGCAATCTATCGATGTCAGTggaggaaattgaagatatTGTTGCACCGGCAGGTTCTCGAAAACCCACCTCCCAGGCATATCATCATTTCTTGGAGTACAAGCAGCGTGCCCTTCGCCAATTATCCATGGATCTTCATAATCCCGCGATGCAGAAGGACGGCAGAACCTTAGCTGCGATCGTCTTGCTTGCCTTCTTAGACATATTTGAGTCCGGCAGCGGGGCCTGGAGTTACCATGTCGAGGGCGCGAAGAAGCTTCTCAGAGACCGACCTGAAAATGGACCGGGACAAGGAATTCTCGATGACTTGGACGCTTTCGCTCTTGACGGGTGTTTGAT AATGGAAATCATGGGATCAACGCTAGCTCGCCCAGGTGCGCTCTCAAAGCCCTTCTACTCCTCCTCCATGGGCCCAGAGATCCTCAAACGTCTCGAAGAAAATTCTTGGGTCGGTTGCCCCGCCTATCTCCTAGAAGTGATTTTCTTCATCCACGCCCTCTGGTACCCAGACTCCGAAGTCGCTGCCATAACTCACCAACCAACAGCACTGCCAACCCCAATGCAGCACGGCCAGCCCCTGACCCTAGACTCATTCGCCAAGCTCCTCCAAGGAATCCGCAACTTTGATCCAACAGCCTGGAGCCAAGCGATGCAAAAAGTCTTCTTCATCCCAAACCTAACCTACCGTCTCGCCCTCGCAACTTCCTATCAAGACGCCGTCTACCTCTACACAAGCCGCGTCCTCTCACGCGCCAGAGAAGGCTTCTCACCCCCTTGGACCGACGTCGGTCTCCCGCTCGACCACAGACTCATCGCCACAAATCTCATCACACAAATCTGCCTTATCCCCGATTCAGACCCCCACTTCAAATGCCTCATCTGGCCCACATTCATCGCTGGAGCGGAATGTCGTCCTTCGCAGCGGGGTCTTATCCTTGAAAAGCTCGGCTCGCTATATGAGGCCCTAACAAGTGTTAATGTCCGCAACGCTGCGTGGGTCCTGCGTCTCATGTGGCAGAAACAGGATCTCAAGCGTAGTGAGTGTCAGAAACTTTCAGATGAGCAGGGCTGTGATCAGAGTGATTACGATCTTGAGTTCGACTGGATTGAGGAGCTGGACAACACGCGCCTCGACTGGCTGTTTATTTAG
- a CDS encoding Serine/threonine protein kinase, putative, protein MNGDLSLSQVLGGLRIANPDDSPLPAEDATAGSTGSSPFGRPDGSVSTQHYPAHDEHPSVFPPAPVEVPGTEDRQTSFLQASPEIPPLQSGTYQPYSAQPLSTPSNPNRPLSSVYVNGSATSVLSRDNTYRIRTDSGASSKSGSQARSDTRGGSSALHAGVLARDNSHSDRSYRTTQIPGNGPAVMRQSSRAQARSGGASQMPRTSSSSYMTENGPMASSEEWQDRGAAVSVRQEVDANGQTVSRYIKKGVRDFSFGNTLGEGSYSTVVFATDRQTLKEYAIKILDKRHIIKERKVKYVNIEKDTLNRLTDHPGIVRLYYTFQDEQSLYFVLDLCKGGELLGVLKRMTTFDEECTRFYSAQILDTIDYMHKRGVIHRDLKPENVLLDSGMHVKITDFGTAKILKTPRVDPSSNGIPPLDSAELTQEERASSFVGTAEYVSPELLTDKNACKASDLWAFGCIIYQLLAGRPPFKAGNEYQTFQKIVALDYEFPIGFPTVARDLVERLLVLEPARRLQIEHIKNHEFFNGITWGSDLWQQKVPRLKAYVPPPREPIKLNDSKNGESQPPVISTAPSGAPNASSRHLPRVVTELPPPSQLDIEWSPVLNKSNERILKLGNLVVLSSAASHSPMSKNSSGDLEAPKKFSRFFSASATKKRQRLVMVTSSGRVILAASGGDDKKIKLEISLLVPGTSYRSVTDSKGISSWVVDTREKHYVFEDPKPSSSNIGASAVQVQEWLDALDRSREMASQQQIPPIH, encoded by the exons ATGAACGGGGATCTCAGCTTGTCCCAGGTTCTGGGAGGGCTTCGGATAGCCAATCCAGACGATTCGCCTCTCCCAGCGGAGGATGCGACCGCTGGGTCAACAGGCTCCAGCCCGTTCGGACGGCCGGACGGTTCGGTATCAACACAACACTATCCCGCACATGACGAACACCCCTCTGTCTTTCCTCCCGCACCCGTTGAAGTCCCTGGGACAGAGGATCGTCAAACTTCATTCCTTCAAGCCTCTCCCGAGATACCACCATTGCAATCAGGCACATACCAACCGTACTCGGCTCAACCCCTCTCAACACCTTCGAATCCCAACCGACCCCTTTCCTCCGTATACGTGAATGGCTCAGCGACCTCAGTCCTCTCCCGTGATAACACATATCGCATTCGAACCGACTCCGGTGCTTCGTCCAAATCTGGGTCTCAGGCGCGGTCAGATACACGAGGAGGATCGTCGGCATTACATGCCGGTGTTCTGGCGCGTGACAACTCTCACAGCGACCGATCCTACCGGACCACGCAGATCCCGGGCAACGGCCCGGCGGTGATGCGTCAGTCGTCTCGAGCACAAGCAAGAAGTGGCGGCGCGTCTCAGATGCCCCGaacgtcttcttcttcttacaTGACAGAAAACGGCCCAATGGCGAGTAGCGAGGAATGGCAAGACCGTGGCGCCGCGGTCTCTGTGAGACAGGAGGTAGATGCTAACGGCCAAACTGTCTCTCGTTATATCAAGAAGGGCGTCCGAGACTTTTCGTTTGGGAACACTCTTGGCGAAGGCTCCTACAGTACGGTCGTCTTTGCAACGGACCGACAAACTTTGAAGGAGTACGCGATTAAAATCCTTGACAAGCGACACATCATCAAGGAGAGAAAAGTTAAATACGTGAACATCGAGAAGGATACACTCAACCGCCTGACCGACCACCCGGGTATTGTGCGGCTATATTACACCTTCCAGGATGAGCAGTCGCTTTATTTCGTGCTGGACTTGTGCAAAGGGGGAGAGTTGCTCGGTGTTCTCAAACGAATGACCACATTTGATGAGGAGTGTACAAGATTCTACAGCGCCCAGATTCTTGACACGATAGACTATATGCACAAGCGCGGCGTCATCCACCGAGACCTGAAGCCGGAAAATGTGTTGCTCGACAGCGGGATGCATGTCAAGATCACTGATTTCGGAACGGCAAAGATTCTCAAGACCCCACGAGTCGACCCCAGTTCAAATGGCATTCCTCCTCTTGACTCGGCTGAGCTTACACAGGAAGAGCGGGCGAGCTCTTTCGTTGGCACTGCGGAGTATGTCAGTCCCGAGTTGTTGACGGACAAAAATGCGTGCAAAGCCAGTGACCTCTGGGCTTTCGGCTGCATCATCTACCAACTTTTGGCCGGTCGTCCACCGTTCAAGGCTGGAAACGAGTACCAGACCTTCCAGAAAATTGTGGCCCTCGATTACGAATTTCCAATTGGATTTCCTACCGTTGCGCGTGATCTTGTCGAACGTCTCCTCGTCCTAGAGCCTGCTCGGCGTCTTCAGATCGAACACATCAAAAATCATGAATTCTTTAACGGCATCACATGGGGGTCAGATCTATGGCAACAGAAAGTACCCCGCTTGAAGGCCTATGTACCCCCTCCACGCGAACCCATCAAGCTCAATGACAGTAAGAACGGAGAGAGTCAGCCTCCAGTCATCTCCACTGCCCCCTCGGGCGCACCAAATGCCAGTTCCCGCCACCTTCCACGAGTGGTAACCGAGCTACCCCCGCCGAGTCAGCTCGACATTGAATGGTCACCGGTACTAAATAAATCCAACGAACGAATTTTGAAATTGGGTAACTTGGTTGTTTTATCTTCTGCTGCCTCACACAGTCCGATGTCCAAGAATAGCAGTGGCGATTTAGAGGCACCCAAAAAGTTCTCTCGTTTCTTCTCAGCAAGCGCCACAAAGAAACGACAGCGTTTGGTGATGGTTACATCATCCGGTCGAGTCATTCTGGCCGCATCGGGTGGTGATGATAAGAAGATCAAGCTTGAAATTTCCCTGCTTGTTCCGGGGACAAGTTACAGAAGTGTGACGGATTCTAAAGGAATTTCATCCTGGGTTGTGGACACG AGAGAGAAACATTACGTTTTCGAGGATCCCAAGCCATCATCAAGCAATATTGGCGCTTCAGCGGTTCAGGTGCAAGAATGGCTGGACGCATTGGATAGATCTCGGGAGATGGCATCACAGCAACAAA TCCCGCCAATACACTAG